The proteins below come from a single Garra rufa chromosome 3, GarRuf1.0, whole genome shotgun sequence genomic window:
- the znf710b gene encoding uncharacterized protein znf710b isoform X1, translating into MRSLKHLKPQTKKNVEEKTQRLVRCYSEAMHQQMDAGTQTDPVVVLSLAQAAVLGLISQNEVFGATIAPNGFYTGDPKESPAPPGERMDYEYADQLIGANGDYLGENLGEDGHMHSSCAERRWQGQPENTKPLVGHQDMTLHVKGEAVTPGLPSCTHMMNNMVPREGMQMVDPSSYRVLPKAQPNNNCCSTCVRDPKSTHPPPDPHLHPHSHGHSHAPHEVNSRNRGHPHEKGVDEVNEDRDNGRNGMGKAGTGTEEISSYFQPSEVSYEGGEMEGVGDFDENSEGMFWTEPVEGEAPRGRRIDRLDINIQINESYCVDVGEGLKRWKCRMCEKSYTSKYNLVTHILGHNGIKPHACPHCGKLFKQPSHLQTHLLTHQGTRPHKCTVCKKGFTQTSHLKRHMLQHTDVKPYSCRFCRRGFAYPSELRAHEVKHERGRCHVCSQCGMEFPTYAHLKRHQVSHQGPSTFQCSQCNKSFAYRSQLQNHLLKHQTQRSFSCSQCGLQFLQLHQLRQHSLTHKTNKPQARATKGTKGFKCDVCAREFTLSANLKRHMLIHASVRPFQCHVCFKSFVQKQTLKTHMIVHLPVKPFKCKVCGKSFNRMYNLLGHMHLHAGSKPFKCAYCSSKFNLKGNLSRHMKVKHGMDVSPDGQDGPPDMEPHEDYEDENFNFTAPENMENNDAPNLTKLSEVAIQELDYYNFGKDVGNYSTA; encoded by the exons ATGAGATCTCTCAAACACCTGAAGCCACAAACCAAGAAAAATGTG GAGGAGAAGACACAGCGGCTGGTCAGATGTTACTCTGAGGCCATGCACCAGCAGATGGACGCAGGGACACAGACAGACCCTGTGGTGGTCCTGTCACTGGCCCAAGCTGCTGTGTTGGGACTCATCTCCCAGAACGAGGTCTTTGGCGCCACCATCGCCCCCAACGGCTTTTACACCGGAGACCCCAAAGAGTCCCCCGCTCCACCAGGTGAGAGAATGGACTATGAGTACGCTGACCAGCTCATAGGTGCCAACGGCGACTATCTTGGGGAGAATTTGGGCGAGGATGGGCACATGCACTCCAGCTGTGCTGAGAGAAGGTGGCAGGGGCAACCCGAAAACACCAAACCCCTTGTAGGGCACCAAGACATGACATTACATGTTAAAGGAGAGGCTGTGACCCCAGGTTTGCCCTCCTGCACTCACATGATGAACAATATGGTGCCCAGAGAAGGCATGCAAATGGTTGACCCCTCCAGCTACAGGGTCCTGCCCAAAGCCCAACCCAACAACAACTGCTGCTCCACCTGTGTCCGAGACCCCAAGAGTACGCATCCTCCACCCGACCCACATTTACATCCTCATTCCCATGGCCACAGTCATGCACCTCATGAGGTAAATTCACGCAACAGGGGCCACCCACATGAAAAAGGAGTAGATGAGGTAAATGAGGACAGGGACAACGGGAGAAATGGCATGGGGAAAGCAGGAACCGGCACAGAGGAAATTAGCAGCTACTTTCAGCCGAGTGAAGTCAGCTATGAAGGTGGCGAGATGGAAGGGGTTGGAGACTTCGATGAGAACAGCGAAGGGATGTTCTGGACAGAGCCAGTGGAAGGAGAGGCACCCCGTGGCCGCCGTATTGACCGACTGGACATAAACATCCAGATCAACGAGTCATACTGCGTGGATGTCGGCGAGGGCCTAAAGCGCTGGAAGTGCCGTATGTGCGAGAAGTCGTACACCTCCAAGTACAATCTGGTCACGCATATTCTGGGCCACAATGGCATCAAGCCACATGCATGTCCTCACTGCGGCAAACTCTTCAAGCAGCCCAGCCACCTACAGACGCACCTGCTGACGCATCAGGGCACGCGGCCACACAAGTGCACCGTGTGCAAGAAGGGCTTCACCCAGACCAGCCACCTGAAGCGGCACATGCTACAGCACACCGACGTTAAGCCCTACAGTTGCCGTTTTTGTCGCCGTGGTTTTGCATACCCCAGTGAACTCCGTGCTCACGAAGTAAAGCATGAACGAGGTCGCTGCCATGTTTGCTCGCAGTGCGGCATGGAGTTTCCAACCTATGCCCACCTTAAGCGTCATCAGGTGAGCCATCAAGGACCATCCACCTTCCAGTGTAGCCAGTGCAACAAGTCCTTCGCCTACCGCAGCCAGCTGCAGAATCACCTGCTGAAGCACCAAACGCAGCGCTCCTTCTCCTGCAGTCAGTGTGGCCTGCAGTTTCTTCAGCTGCATCAGCTACGCCAACACTCCCTCACACACAAGACAAACAAGCCTCAGGCCCGTGCTACCAAG GGAACAAAGGGGTTTAAATGTGACGTATGTGCCCGAGAGTTTACATTGTCTGCAAACCTGAAGAGGCACATGTTAATCCACGCCAGTGTCCGACCATTCCAGTGTCATGTGTGCTTCAAATCTTTTGTCCAGAAACAGACCCTCAAAACTCATATGATCGTACACCTGCCTGTGAAACCCTTCAAGTGCAAG GTGTGTGGAAAGTCATTTAACCGAATGTACAACCTCCTGGGCCACATGCACCTGCATGCAGGCAGTAAACCCTTCAAGTGTGCATACTGCTCGAGTAAATTTAACCTGAAGGGAAATCTTAGCAGACACATGAAGGTCAAACACGGAATGGACGTCTCTCCAGATGGACAAG
- the znf710b gene encoding uncharacterized protein znf710b isoform X2, producing the protein MHQQMDAGTQTDPVVVLSLAQAAVLGLISQNEVFGATIAPNGFYTGDPKESPAPPGERMDYEYADQLIGANGDYLGENLGEDGHMHSSCAERRWQGQPENTKPLVGHQDMTLHVKGEAVTPGLPSCTHMMNNMVPREGMQMVDPSSYRVLPKAQPNNNCCSTCVRDPKSTHPPPDPHLHPHSHGHSHAPHEVNSRNRGHPHEKGVDEVNEDRDNGRNGMGKAGTGTEEISSYFQPSEVSYEGGEMEGVGDFDENSEGMFWTEPVEGEAPRGRRIDRLDINIQINESYCVDVGEGLKRWKCRMCEKSYTSKYNLVTHILGHNGIKPHACPHCGKLFKQPSHLQTHLLTHQGTRPHKCTVCKKGFTQTSHLKRHMLQHTDVKPYSCRFCRRGFAYPSELRAHEVKHERGRCHVCSQCGMEFPTYAHLKRHQVSHQGPSTFQCSQCNKSFAYRSQLQNHLLKHQTQRSFSCSQCGLQFLQLHQLRQHSLTHKTNKPQARATKGTKGFKCDVCAREFTLSANLKRHMLIHASVRPFQCHVCFKSFVQKQTLKTHMIVHLPVKPFKCKVCGKSFNRMYNLLGHMHLHAGSKPFKCAYCSSKFNLKGNLSRHMKVKHGMDVSPDGQDGPPDMEPHEDYEDENFNFTAPENMENNDAPNLTKLSEVAIQELDYYNFGKDVGNYSTA; encoded by the exons ATGCACCAGCAGATGGACGCAGGGACACAGACAGACCCTGTGGTGGTCCTGTCACTGGCCCAAGCTGCTGTGTTGGGACTCATCTCCCAGAACGAGGTCTTTGGCGCCACCATCGCCCCCAACGGCTTTTACACCGGAGACCCCAAAGAGTCCCCCGCTCCACCAGGTGAGAGAATGGACTATGAGTACGCTGACCAGCTCATAGGTGCCAACGGCGACTATCTTGGGGAGAATTTGGGCGAGGATGGGCACATGCACTCCAGCTGTGCTGAGAGAAGGTGGCAGGGGCAACCCGAAAACACCAAACCCCTTGTAGGGCACCAAGACATGACATTACATGTTAAAGGAGAGGCTGTGACCCCAGGTTTGCCCTCCTGCACTCACATGATGAACAATATGGTGCCCAGAGAAGGCATGCAAATGGTTGACCCCTCCAGCTACAGGGTCCTGCCCAAAGCCCAACCCAACAACAACTGCTGCTCCACCTGTGTCCGAGACCCCAAGAGTACGCATCCTCCACCCGACCCACATTTACATCCTCATTCCCATGGCCACAGTCATGCACCTCATGAGGTAAATTCACGCAACAGGGGCCACCCACATGAAAAAGGAGTAGATGAGGTAAATGAGGACAGGGACAACGGGAGAAATGGCATGGGGAAAGCAGGAACCGGCACAGAGGAAATTAGCAGCTACTTTCAGCCGAGTGAAGTCAGCTATGAAGGTGGCGAGATGGAAGGGGTTGGAGACTTCGATGAGAACAGCGAAGGGATGTTCTGGACAGAGCCAGTGGAAGGAGAGGCACCCCGTGGCCGCCGTATTGACCGACTGGACATAAACATCCAGATCAACGAGTCATACTGCGTGGATGTCGGCGAGGGCCTAAAGCGCTGGAAGTGCCGTATGTGCGAGAAGTCGTACACCTCCAAGTACAATCTGGTCACGCATATTCTGGGCCACAATGGCATCAAGCCACATGCATGTCCTCACTGCGGCAAACTCTTCAAGCAGCCCAGCCACCTACAGACGCACCTGCTGACGCATCAGGGCACGCGGCCACACAAGTGCACCGTGTGCAAGAAGGGCTTCACCCAGACCAGCCACCTGAAGCGGCACATGCTACAGCACACCGACGTTAAGCCCTACAGTTGCCGTTTTTGTCGCCGTGGTTTTGCATACCCCAGTGAACTCCGTGCTCACGAAGTAAAGCATGAACGAGGTCGCTGCCATGTTTGCTCGCAGTGCGGCATGGAGTTTCCAACCTATGCCCACCTTAAGCGTCATCAGGTGAGCCATCAAGGACCATCCACCTTCCAGTGTAGCCAGTGCAACAAGTCCTTCGCCTACCGCAGCCAGCTGCAGAATCACCTGCTGAAGCACCAAACGCAGCGCTCCTTCTCCTGCAGTCAGTGTGGCCTGCAGTTTCTTCAGCTGCATCAGCTACGCCAACACTCCCTCACACACAAGACAAACAAGCCTCAGGCCCGTGCTACCAAG GGAACAAAGGGGTTTAAATGTGACGTATGTGCCCGAGAGTTTACATTGTCTGCAAACCTGAAGAGGCACATGTTAATCCACGCCAGTGTCCGACCATTCCAGTGTCATGTGTGCTTCAAATCTTTTGTCCAGAAACAGACCCTCAAAACTCATATGATCGTACACCTGCCTGTGAAACCCTTCAAGTGCAAG GTGTGTGGAAAGTCATTTAACCGAATGTACAACCTCCTGGGCCACATGCACCTGCATGCAGGCAGTAAACCCTTCAAGTGTGCATACTGCTCGAGTAAATTTAACCTGAAGGGAAATCTTAGCAGACACATGAAGGTCAAACACGGAATGGACGTCTCTCCAGATGGACAAG